CGAATGCCGAGAAAGGTAAAGCGGTTCTCGACTTCTTTAACTGGGGTTATGAAAAAGGTGGCAAACAGGCTGAAGCGCTAGATTACGCGGTTCTGCCTCAAGAAGTGGTTACCGCAGTTCGTGCAGCATGGAAAACAGAAATTAAAGATAGCCAAGGGAAACCCTTGTTCTAAGATGTGAGGCAAGAGAGGCGAGAGCCTCCTAAAGGCTGGTAATGGTAGGCGGATGATGAGGAACACCATCCGCCTTCTAACGTAGTAACTAAATCCTACTAGTAAAGTAGGTGTAGGATGAGAAAAAGCGCATGGCCGAAAAAACAACGGCATTTAAAGCACCGAGTAAGTCAGGCGATGTGATATTTGGCGCATTAGTTAAGATTGCTGCGCTAATCACATTGTTAATGCTTGGTGGCATCATTATTTCCCTTATTTTTGCCTCGTGGCCGAGTATGCAGAAATTTGGGTTTTCGTTTTTATGGACCAAAGAGTGGGATGCTCCCGCAGAGCAGTTTGGTGCCCTTGTGCCAATTTATGGCACGATAGTGACATCGCTGATCGCTCTGATTATTGCTGTACCTGTTAGTTTTGGTATTGCATTGTTCTTAACTGAACTTGCTCCCAATTGGTTAAAGCGCCCGTTGGGTATTGCTATTGAGCTTCTCGCCGCAATTCCAAGTATTGTTTATGGTATGTGGGGGCTATTTGTTTTTGCGCCTCTGTTTGCTGAATATTTCCAAGAGCCTGTTGGCAACGTGATGTCGAGCATCCCGATCGTCGGCGAGCTTTTCTCAGGTCCTGCATTTGGGATTGGTATTTTGGCCGCGGGGATCATCCTTGCCATTATGATCATTCCTTATATTGCCTCAGTAATGCGTGACGTATTTGAACAAACCCCTGTCATGATGAAAGAGTCCGCATATGGTATCGGTTGTACCACATGGGAAGTGATTTGGAACATTGTATTACCTTACACTCGCAACGGGGTCATTGGGGGGGTTATGCTAGGCCTTGGTCGCGCACTTGGTGAAACTATGGCTGTTACCTTCGTGATCGGTAACACTTACCAATTAGATAGTTTCTCATTATTTATGCCGGGTAACAGTATTACTTCAGCGTTAGCGAATGAATTTGCTGAAGCGGAAAGTGGTTTACATACTTCTGCATTGATGGAACTTGGGTTGATCTTGTTTGTTATCACTTTCATTGTTCTCGCAATATCCAAGTTGATGGTGATGCGTTTAGCGAAGAACGAGGGCCGTTAATATGTCGACATCTCAACACATGATTGTTAATGACAAAGAACGTGCTCGCCGGCAAGCATGGCGTCGCCAAGTAAACCGCATGGCTTTGTTTGTCTCTATGTTAACCATGGCATTTGGGCTGTTTTGGTTGGTTTGGATCCTGTTCTCAACAGTGACAAAAGGGATTGATGGTATGTCCTTGAATCTGTTCACTGAAATGACTCCTCCACCAAACACTGAAGGTGGTGGTCTGGCTAACGCGATCGCAGGTAGTGGATTATTGATTTTATGGGCGACTGTGATAGGGACTCCGCTCGGTATTTTAGCGGGTATCTATTTAGCTGAATACGGTCGTAAGTCATGGCTGGCATCTGTCACTCGCTTTATTAATGACATTTTGCTCTCCGCACCTTCGATTGTTGTTGGCCTATTTGTCTACACTATCGTTGTTGCTCAAGTTCAACACTTCTCTGGCTGGGCAGGGGTGATTGCATTAGCATTATTGCAAATCCCTATCGTGATTCGTACTACAGAAAACATGCTCAAATTGGTACCTGATAGCTTGCGTGAAGCGGCATATGCGCTAGGTACGCCAAAGTGGAAAATGATTTTATCTATTACGTTGAAAGCATCAGTATCCGGGATCATTACGGGTATCTTATTAGCTATTGCACGTATCGCAGGTGAAACTGCCCCATTACTGTTCACATCATTATCGAATCAGTTCTGGAGTACAGATATGAGCGAGCCAATTGCTAACCTACCTGTAACTATCTTCAAATTTGCGATGAGCCCGTTCTCTGAATGGCAAGAACTGGCGTGGGCAGGGGTTCTGTTGATCACCCTCTGTGTCCTGTTAATAAATATTATCGCTCGCGTTGTGTTTGCTCAGAAAAAACACTAAACCCGGATCGAATAAAGAATTATAGAGAGAAATAGCCATGATTAATGCAAATGAAATTGCAAACAGTAAAATTAAAGTACGTGACCTTAACTTTTATTATGGAAAATTCCACGCGTTAAAAAATATCTCGTTAGATATTGAAAAAAATAAAGTCACTGCATTTATCGGTCCATCAGGCTGTGGTAAATCAACGCTGCTGCGTACTTTTAACAAAATGTACGAGCTGTATGGCGAACAGCGTGCAGAAGGTGAAATTCTGTTAGATGGTCAAAATATCCTGACGGATAAGCAAGATATCGCTCTATTACGCGCCAAAGTTGGTATGGTATTCCAAAAACCAACCCCATTCCCGATGTCAATCTATGACAATATTGCATTTGGTGTACGTTTATTTGAGAAATTATCACGTGTTGATATGGATGAGCGTGTTCAATGGGCACTAACTAAAGCCGCACTGTGGAATGAAACAAAAGATAAGTTGCACCAAAGTGGTTATAGCTTATCTGGTGGTCAGCAACAGCGCCTATGTATTGCGCGAGGTATTGCGATCCGTCCAGAAGTATTATTACTGGATGAGCCATGCTCCGCTCTCGACCCCATTTCTACAGGACGTATTGAAGAGTTGATCAGCGAGTTAAAATCTGAATATACCGTGGTGATTGTGACTCATAACATGCAACAGGCTGCACGTTGTTCTGATTATACGGCCTTTATGTATTTAGGTGAGCTGATTGAGTTCAATGAAACAGACAAGATGTTTACCACACCTGAAATGAAACAAACTGAAGATTATATTACTGGCCGTTACGGTTGATATGGAGCCGACTATGGATACGCTGAACCACAACAAACATATTTCTGGGCAGTTCAATGCTGAGCTGGAACATATCCATACTGAATTGATGACCATGGGAGGGCTGGTTGAAGAACAGCTCACCAAGGCGATCACTGCCATGCACAATCAGGATGAGGCTCTAGCACGCGAAGTTATCGAAAATGACCACAAAGTCAACATGATGGAAGTGGCAATTGACGAAGAATGTGTGAAAATTATCGCTAAACGGCAACCAACGGCAAGTGATTTGCGTCTGATAATGGCAATTTCAAAAACGATTGCTGAATTAGAACGTATTGGTGATGTGGCTGATAAAATTTGCCAAACAGCACTCGAAAAATTCTCTCATCAGCATCAACCGCTGCTGGTTAGCCTTGAATCATTAGGCCGACATACTGTACAAATGTTGCATGATGTACTGGACGCTTTTGCCCGTATGGATCTGGAAGAAGCTATCCGTATCTATCGTGAAGATGAAAAAGTTGACCAAGAGTATGAAGGTATTGTGCGTCAACTGATGACCTACATGATGGAAGATCCAAGAACGATACCTAGCGTACTCACTGCGTTGTTTTGCGCGCGCTCTATCGAACGTATCGGTGACCGCTGCCAAAACATTTGCGAGTTTATATTCTACTATGTCAAAGGCCAAGATTTCAGGCATGTAGGCGGGGATCAGCTAGAGAAAATGATGACCAAAAAATAGCCGTCATACTTCGCGCCGTAGCGTTGTTGGCTGCAATCACGAACTCTAGTCACATATTTATGTATGCTCCTAGGGTTCCATATGCCCGTCATATTTCGCTCCACAGCGTTGTTGGCTGCAATCGCGAACCCTAGTCACATACTTATGTATGCTCCTAGGGCTTCGCTCTTTTGCCGCCTAGCTGTAGAACGAACTATTTAGGGCATGCATATTTAGATTTATTTATTTTATTCTCATTTTCTAGAGTGTTATATATTTTAATATTAATATCACCAATATCACCAATATCACCAATATCACCAATATCACCAATATTTCAATTCTGTGTGCATCCCCATCAGAGCGTTCGGTTACGCTACAGATAAAATCCCCTTAAGGTAAAAAATAATTAACTTATCGGCCTTTAAGTAAATTATATTTTACTTTTTATGTTCTCTTCGCCAGCAATGCGCGACATGATTTAAAACACAATACTCATATTCCTTTTTATTATAAATATATTAATTAATAGTATTTCAAGAAATAAGGCTTCCTTGATAACTTGAGATGGTCGATTTACACAAATTTACCGTCAGGGGTGTTCAATGAAAGCTCGTGTTTTAACTACTGCATTACTTGCAGGATTTGCGCTGCTGGCTAACGTTGCCAAGGCAGATAAACTGGATGACATCAAGCAAGCCGGTGTTATTCGTGTCGCAGTGTTTGATAGCAATCCACCATTTGGGTTTATTGACCCACAAAGCAAAAAACTCACGGGCTACGATGTTGATATCGCGCAAGCAATCGCTGATAACCTTGGCGTCAAATTAGAACTGCGTCCAACCAATCCCGCTAACCGTATTCCACTGCTAACTTCAGGTAAAGTAGACTTAATTGGCGCTAATTTCACCATTACTGATGAACGCGCGAAACAAGTGGATTTTTCTATCCCTGACTTTGCGACAGGGCAGAAGTTTATCGCTCGTAAAGGCGTGTTAAAAACCCCTGATGATATTGCGCCACTGCGTATCGGTGCCGATAAAGGGACTGTTCAAGAAGTGACGCTGCGTGAACGTTATCCTGATACTAAAGTGATTTCTTATGATGATACTCCACAGGCGTTCGCTGCTCTGCGTAATGGTAATGTGCAAGCAATCACTCAAGATGATGCAAAACTGGTTGGTTTATTAGGTAATTTACCTGAAAAAGTAAAAGCGGATTTTGAAATTTCACCATTCAGTATTACACGCGAATATCAAGCGCTGGCAGCCTCTAAAGGTGAACAGCGTCTAGTTGAAAACGTCAATGAAGCGTTATTGAAACTCGAAAAAGAGGGTCAAGCAGAAGTGATTTATAACCGCTGGTTTGGCCCAGATACAAAAGCTGCTCAACCACGCGGTGATTTTAAATTCGCGCCGCTCGATCAGCAAAAGTAATTTGTAGTTCTTAATCAGTGACAACAACCCCGCTATCAATAGCGGGGTTGTTGGTTATCAAAGGCAGCATCTATGTTTGAAAAATTTATTAGCGGTGAATTTCTGTCGCAGCATTTTTTGGCTCCCGAGTATTTAACATGGTTTGGCTATGGGCTATTGCTGACGATTTGGATCTCGGTTTGTACCATTGTGGCTGCAACGCTATTAGGTTTTTTGGTTGCCTCGGCGAGGGATAGCCAAATAGCGCCATTGCGTTGGATAGTGAATATTTATATTTCGATTTTCCGTAATACACCGTTGTTAGTTCAACTGTTTTTTTGGGCCTTCGCATCACGTGATATTTTGTCACCTGACGTGATGGATTGGTTAAATACTCCCCATGAGGCCACTTTTTTAGGGATCACTTTGAGTTGGCCATCATATGAGTTTTTAGCCGGTTTTGTTGGGCTTACGTTATATACCATTCCTTTTATCGCGGAGGAAATTCGTTCAGGTATTCGTGGTGTACGACAAGGCCAAAAGTACGCTGCTTTTGCATTGGGTTTAACGGGATGGCAGTCAATGAGGTACGTTGTGTTACCACAAGCGGTAAAGATTGCGATGCCACCTTTGTTAGGGCAATACATGAATGTGGTAAAAAACTCTTCATTAACGATGGCAATTGGCGTTGCAGAACTCTCTTATGTATCACGTCAAGTCGATAGCCAAACACTCAAAACTTTTACTGCGTTTGGTATCGCGACAGTGTTGTACATTGCCATTATTGCGGTAATGGAAGCGTGGGGGCAGTGGCGAGCACAACGTAATTTAGCGGTGAGGGTATAAAATGGATTTTTCTGTAATAGAGCAAAATTGGCAGTATCTGTTATTTGGTACTTTTCCTGATGGACCAATTGAAGGCGCTTTGTTGACTCTAATCATCAGCCTGATTGCAGGTATTGCATCGATTATACTTGGTACGCTGGGCGGTGTTGCTTTGGCGATGCTACGTGGTTTTTGGATGAACCTATTTGCTGCATTTTTAGGTTTTTTCCGTGCAATACCCGTCATTATGTTGATTTTTTGGACCTATTTCTTACTGCCAATTGTCTTTAACGCTGATATTCCAGGTATTACGTCGGTGATTTGTGCATTAGCTCTGATTACTTCAGCTTATCTCGCACATGCGGTAAAAGCCGGTATTTTAGCGATTGGTCAAGGGCAGTGGCAGGCCGGTTTATCGTTAGGTTTTAGTCGCTGGCAGGTATTATGGCAAATTATTTTGCCTCAAGCGCTACGTATGATGGTGCCATCATTTATTAATCAATGGGTAGCCCTGATCAAAGATACTTCTTTGGCTTACGTGGTAGGGGTTGCTGAATTGTCATTCTTAGCTAACCAAGTCAATAATCGTGAAATGGTGTATCCGATGGAAGTATTTTTATTTGTTGGGTTTATCTATTTCATAATGTGTTTGACGCTAGAAATTGTTGCAAACCTTGTCGCAAAACGAATAAGTCGTCAAAATCAATCCACTGCACCATCCATAAAGCGTTCTTTGCTATTTTGGCGTCGACAAAAATTATTGGCCTTATCTTAATTGGTCATTAATGGCGGCTTTGAATGGTCGCCATTAAAATTTCTTTTTTTTCTGCATGTTCTGATTCGCCTTGCTGTATCAGTGAGTTAGCGCATTCCTATCGGTTATATTTACGCAAACGTTTTCTTTTTTGCATTTTAACGGTAACACTCTTGTTTTGTTTGTTGTAGGATAGGGCGAAAAAAACTTTTTTTGGGCGCAATATTTCATGAGTAATCAATCTTCTGGCTCTGTGCAGCAGCAGGGTCTGTTTCAGCGTGTTTTTAAATTACAAGAACACGGTACAACGGCAAGAACAGAAGTCGTTGCGGGTTTTACCACATTTCTCACGATGGTTTACATTGTCTTTGTTAACCCACAAATTCTCTCAGTCGCAGGTATGGATATCAAAGCGGTATTCGTGACTACATGCTTAATTGCGGCGATTGGTAGTATTCTAATGGGATTATTGGCAAATCTACCTATCGCTGTTGCGCCTGCAATGGGGCTTAACGCCTTTTTTGCCTTTGTGGTTGTTGGCGCAATGGGATATTCGTGGCAAGTCGCTATGGGGGCTGTGTTCTGGGGTGCGGTAGGCTTGTTTATTTTAACCTTATTTCGCATTCGTTATTGGATCATTGCGAACATTCCATTAAGTCTACGAGTGGGTATCACTAGTGGGATTGGCTTATTTATTGCCATGATGGGCTTAAAAAACTCAGGTATCATCGTTGCGAATCCAGATACTCTAGTTTCTATTGGTAATTTTACTCAACATAATGTCTGGTTGGGGGCGCTTGGCTTCTTCATTATTGCCATCCTAGCTGCGCGTAATATCCATGCCGCAGTATTAGTGTCGATTGTGGTCACGACATTGATCGGCCTTGCACTAGGGGATGTACAGTTTAATGGTATTTTCTCTCTACCACCAAGTATTACAACGGTAGTGGGTCAAGTTGATATTATGGGGTCGTTAGATCTGGCACTATCAGGGGTTATTTTTGCCTTTATGTTAGTTAACTTATTTGACTCTTCAGGCACCATGATCGGCGTGACAGATAAAGCAGGAATTACTGATGCACGCGGTACTTTCCCACGCATGAAACAAGCCTTGTATGTGGATAGCTTAAGTTCAGTAGCGGGTTCTGCGATGGGCACTTCATCAGTGACCGCTTACATTGAAAGCTCCTCGGGTGTTTCTGTTGGTGGCCGTACTGGTTTAACCGCACTGGTTGTCGGTGTGTTGTTCTTATTGACCATGTTTATCTCTCCACTGGCAGGTATGGTACCTGCGTATGCAACCGCGGGTGCACTGATTTACGTCGGTGTCTTGATGACATCCAGTTTGACCCGTGTTAAGTGGGATGATTTAACTGAATCAGTACCTGCATTTATTACTGCGGTGATGATGCCATTCAGTTTTTCAATTACTGAAGGTATCGCATTAGGCTTTATTGCTTATTGTGCGATGAAAATTGGTACTGGCCGCTGGCGTGACCTAGGTCTGTGTGTGATTTTAGTTTCCATTTTATTTATTTTAAAAATGGTTCTGGTTGACGCTTAATTATCTCTTCTTACCACGCCTTTCGTGATAAACGGTTCTCGTTATGAGAGCCGTTTTGCTATAATGAACAAAAGCAAAATGCAAAAAAATATTCTAATTGCTGCGCAAGAGCTTCCACTGCTAGCGGGATCCTGCTAGATTCCGCAACAGAAACTGACTTTATCAAGGTATCAGACCATGAATTCACCCAAAAAAACGGCGAGCAACTCTGCTGGCAAAACTAAGAAAAAGTACCGCAAGTCTAAAGAAGAGCTGAATGCGGAAGGGCGTGAGCGTAAACGCGAGAAAAAACATCGCGGTAACAAAGCCGGAGCGCGTTACCAAGAAAAATCAGCTAATGGTCAGTCAGCTAGCCAAAATCAAGTTAATGACCCGCGTCTTGGCAGTAAAAAACCAGTTCCTTTGATTGCTGAAGAAAAAGTGGCAGTGCCGCGTCCAGCGAAGGTGAAAGAGCCTGTAGAAAAAGTGAAGTTATCACCAGAGCAAGAACTGGAAATGCTAGAACAAGATGATCGTTTAGACAGCTTGTTAGCACGTTTAGAAGATGGCGAAACGGTGACAGCGAAAGAGCAAGAGTACATTGATACCTGTTTAGATCGTATTGATGAGTTGATGTCTATTTTAGGTATTGAATTAACGGATGATGAAGAAGAGGAAGATGAAGAAAAACTCGATGACATCATGCGTATTTTAAAAAGTAAGTAATCTGCTTTTTCTTCCTCCTCTGGCAACTCTGCTGGGGGAGTTTTGATGGAATTTCGTTCAATTGATAGCATGTTTGGTGCTACGTCAACTCTCTGTGATGAATCTCGCGTTATACTCTGTGATATGATGAATATAATTTCGCCAATGTATTCATCATACTTAAAACTGCATCTCAAATTATTAGGGTATAAAAATTTATAAAGTGCGATCCGCCAAGTGGGAATTGTCGCTATCGAGGAATGTTAATGTCAGAGCAAAATATCGTTTGGGATCTTTCTCTTATCCAGAAATATAACTATTCAGGGCCGCGTTATACCTCATATCCAACGGCGCTTGAATTTAACCAAAACTATGATGAAAGTGCATTTGTTGCGGCAACACAACGTTACCCTGATAACCCGCTATCGCTCTACGTTCATATCCCTTTTTGTCATAAATTATGTTATTTCTGTGGCTGTAATAAGTTGGTGACCCGGCAAAAACATAAGGCTGATGAATATCTACAAGTGATTGAAAAAGAAATCAGCCAACGTGCGGCGCTGCTTGAAAATCGTACAGTGACTCAGATGCATTGGGGGGGCGGTACGCCAACCTATTTAGATAAAACCCAAGTCAGTCATTTAGTCTCTTTATTGAAGACACATTTTCATTTTTCTGATGATGTGGAAATGTCGATTGAAATCGACCCACGTGAAATCGAGCTCGATATGATTGACCACTTACGCAGCGAAGGATTTAATCGCTTAAGTATGGGGGTACAAGATTTTAATAAACAAGTTCAGGTTTTAGTCAATCGAGAACAGGATGAAGAGTTTATTTTTGCTCTGATTAACCGAGCAAAAGAGATTGGTTTCACCTCAACCAGCATTGACCTTATTTATGGTTTGCCAAAACAAACACCAGAAAGTTTTGCATTTACCTTAAAAAAAGTGATTGAGCTTTCGCCAGATCGCCTAAGCGTATTTAACTATGCGCATTTGCCTAACTTGTTTGCTGCGCAGCGTAAAATCAAAGATGAAGATCTGCCTAATGCGCAGCAGAAGCTAGATATCTTGCAAGAAACCATAGCGACGTTGACAACAGAGGGCTATCAATTTATTGGTATGGATCACTTTGCTAAGCCACAAGATGAGTTAGCTGTTGCTCAACGTGAAGGCATTCTCCATCGTAATTTCCAAGGTTATACCACCCAAGGCAATTGTGATCTATTAGGCCTCGGAGTTTCTGCGATTAGCATGCTAGGGGATAACTATGCGCAAAATCAGAAAGATTTAAAAACGTATTATGCGCAAGTCGAAGAGCAAGGACATGCTTTATGGCGTGGCTTAGTGCTGACTGATGATGATTGTTTACGTCGTGATGTGATTAAAACGTTGATCTGTAATTTTCAACTCGATTTTGCACAAA
This portion of the Providencia manganoxydans genome encodes:
- a CDS encoding ABC transporter substrate-binding protein, coding for MKARVLTTALLAGFALLANVAKADKLDDIKQAGVIRVAVFDSNPPFGFIDPQSKKLTGYDVDIAQAIADNLGVKLELRPTNPANRIPLLTSGKVDLIGANFTITDERAKQVDFSIPDFATGQKFIARKGVLKTPDDIAPLRIGADKGTVQEVTLRERYPDTKVISYDDTPQAFAALRNGNVQAITQDDAKLVGLLGNLPEKVKADFEISPFSITREYQALAASKGEQRLVENVNEALLKLEKEGQAEVIYNRWFGPDTKAAQPRGDFKFAPLDQQK
- a CDS encoding NCS2 family permease; protein product: MSNQSSGSVQQQGLFQRVFKLQEHGTTARTEVVAGFTTFLTMVYIVFVNPQILSVAGMDIKAVFVTTCLIAAIGSILMGLLANLPIAVAPAMGLNAFFAFVVVGAMGYSWQVAMGAVFWGAVGLFILTLFRIRYWIIANIPLSLRVGITSGIGLFIAMMGLKNSGIIVANPDTLVSIGNFTQHNVWLGALGFFIIAILAARNIHAAVLVSIVVTTLIGLALGDVQFNGIFSLPPSITTVVGQVDIMGSLDLALSGVIFAFMLVNLFDSSGTMIGVTDKAGITDARGTFPRMKQALYVDSLSSVAGSAMGTSSVTAYIESSSGVSVGGRTGLTALVVGVLFLLTMFISPLAGMVPAYATAGALIYVGVLMTSSLTRVKWDDLTESVPAFITAVMMPFSFSITEGIALGFIAYCAMKIGTGRWRDLGLCVILVSILFILKMVLVDA
- the pstB gene encoding phosphate ABC transporter ATP-binding protein PstB, which translates into the protein MINANEIANSKIKVRDLNFYYGKFHALKNISLDIEKNKVTAFIGPSGCGKSTLLRTFNKMYELYGEQRAEGEILLDGQNILTDKQDIALLRAKVGMVFQKPTPFPMSIYDNIAFGVRLFEKLSRVDMDERVQWALTKAALWNETKDKLHQSGYSLSGGQQQRLCIARGIAIRPEVLLLDEPCSALDPISTGRIEELISELKSEYTVVIVTHNMQQAARCSDYTAFMYLGELIEFNETDKMFTTPEMKQTEDYITGRYG
- the pstA gene encoding phosphate ABC transporter permease PstA, producing MSTSQHMIVNDKERARRQAWRRQVNRMALFVSMLTMAFGLFWLVWILFSTVTKGIDGMSLNLFTEMTPPPNTEGGGLANAIAGSGLLILWATVIGTPLGILAGIYLAEYGRKSWLASVTRFINDILLSAPSIVVGLFVYTIVVAQVQHFSGWAGVIALALLQIPIVIRTTENMLKLVPDSLREAAYALGTPKWKMILSITLKASVSGIITGILLAIARIAGETAPLLFTSLSNQFWSTDMSEPIANLPVTIFKFAMSPFSEWQELAWAGVLLITLCVLLINIIARVVFAQKKH
- the yihI gene encoding Der GTPase-activating protein YihI is translated as MNSPKKTASNSAGKTKKKYRKSKEELNAEGRERKREKKHRGNKAGARYQEKSANGQSASQNQVNDPRLGSKKPVPLIAEEKVAVPRPAKVKEPVEKVKLSPEQELEMLEQDDRLDSLLARLEDGETVTAKEQEYIDTCLDRIDELMSILGIELTDDEEEEDEEKLDDIMRILKSK
- the hemN gene encoding oxygen-independent coproporphyrinogen III oxidase — encoded protein: MSEQNIVWDLSLIQKYNYSGPRYTSYPTALEFNQNYDESAFVAATQRYPDNPLSLYVHIPFCHKLCYFCGCNKLVTRQKHKADEYLQVIEKEISQRAALLENRTVTQMHWGGGTPTYLDKTQVSHLVSLLKTHFHFSDDVEMSIEIDPREIELDMIDHLRSEGFNRLSMGVQDFNKQVQVLVNREQDEEFIFALINRAKEIGFTSTSIDLIYGLPKQTPESFAFTLKKVIELSPDRLSVFNYAHLPNLFAAQRKIKDEDLPNAQQKLDILQETIATLTTEGYQFIGMDHFAKPQDELAVAQREGILHRNFQGYTTQGNCDLLGLGVSAISMLGDNYAQNQKDLKTYYAQVEEQGHALWRGLVLTDDDCLRRDVIKTLICNFQLDFAQIEALYPIDFKAYFSEDLQLLQPMAEDGLVEMTETGIKVTPQGRLLIRNICMCFDVYLRNQMRQRQFSRVI
- the pstC gene encoding phosphate ABC transporter permease PstC → MAEKTTAFKAPSKSGDVIFGALVKIAALITLLMLGGIIISLIFASWPSMQKFGFSFLWTKEWDAPAEQFGALVPIYGTIVTSLIALIIAVPVSFGIALFLTELAPNWLKRPLGIAIELLAAIPSIVYGMWGLFVFAPLFAEYFQEPVGNVMSSIPIVGELFSGPAFGIGILAAGIILAIMIIPYIASVMRDVFEQTPVMMKESAYGIGCTTWEVIWNIVLPYTRNGVIGGVMLGLGRALGETMAVTFVIGNTYQLDSFSLFMPGNSITSALANEFAEAESGLHTSALMELGLILFVITFIVLAISKLMVMRLAKNEGR
- a CDS encoding amino acid ABC transporter permease; amino-acid sequence: MDFSVIEQNWQYLLFGTFPDGPIEGALLTLIISLIAGIASIILGTLGGVALAMLRGFWMNLFAAFLGFFRAIPVIMLIFWTYFLLPIVFNADIPGITSVICALALITSAYLAHAVKAGILAIGQGQWQAGLSLGFSRWQVLWQIILPQALRMMVPSFINQWVALIKDTSLAYVVGVAELSFLANQVNNREMVYPMEVFLFVGFIYFIMCLTLEIVANLVAKRISRQNQSTAPSIKRSLLFWRRQKLLALS
- the phoU gene encoding phosphate signaling complex protein PhoU encodes the protein MDTLNHNKHISGQFNAELEHIHTELMTMGGLVEEQLTKAITAMHNQDEALAREVIENDHKVNMMEVAIDEECVKIIAKRQPTASDLRLIMAISKTIAELERIGDVADKICQTALEKFSHQHQPLLVSLESLGRHTVQMLHDVLDAFARMDLEEAIRIYREDEKVDQEYEGIVRQLMTYMMEDPRTIPSVLTALFCARSIERIGDRCQNICEFIFYYVKGQDFRHVGGDQLEKMMTKK
- a CDS encoding amino acid ABC transporter permease, which encodes MFEKFISGEFLSQHFLAPEYLTWFGYGLLLTIWISVCTIVAATLLGFLVASARDSQIAPLRWIVNIYISIFRNTPLLVQLFFWAFASRDILSPDVMDWLNTPHEATFLGITLSWPSYEFLAGFVGLTLYTIPFIAEEIRSGIRGVRQGQKYAAFALGLTGWQSMRYVVLPQAVKIAMPPLLGQYMNVVKNSSLTMAIGVAELSYVSRQVDSQTLKTFTAFGIATVLYIAIIAVMEAWGQWRAQRNLAVRV